A region of Candidatus Liberibacter africanus PTSAPSY DNA encodes the following proteins:
- a CDS encoding YgfZ/GcvT domain-containing protein, with product MTSVYLSERSFVKVSGNSSVSFLQGIITADITSLPLKISRGSALLTPQGKILFYFLISKVEENVFMLETDMNQCDSLMERLLFYKLRSNVTIETQSTDGVTLFWNQEHNSNNLSFVDERFSIANVLLHRTLGHNNNATSDIKTYNELRITYGIVDPDTDFLSSTIFPHDASMDLIKGISFTKGCYIGQEVVSRMQHRNIIRRRPTIITGSDALPPRGSSLIADNIKIGTLGVVVGKKALAIARIDKINNAMVKSMELTINGIKVRSTFPQWLK from the coding sequence ATGACATCTGTTTACCTATCTGAGCGATCCTTTGTTAAAGTTAGCGGTAACTCTTCTGTATCTTTTTTACAAGGTATTATCACAGCCGATATAACCTCACTGCCTTTGAAAATCTCACGTGGTAGTGCACTTCTTACTCCTCAAGGAAAAATTTTATTTTATTTTTTAATTAGCAAAGTTGAAGAAAACGTTTTCATGCTAGAAACAGACATGAATCAATGTGATTCTTTGATGGAAAGGCTTCTTTTCTATAAATTACGCTCAAATGTTACTATAGAAACTCAATCGACAGATGGAGTCACATTATTTTGGAATCAGGAACATAATTCCAATAATCTTTCCTTTGTTGATGAAAGATTTTCAATAGCCAATGTATTGCTTCATAGAACATTGGGGCATAATAACAACGCTACTTCTGATATCAAAACATATAATGAACTTAGAATTACTTATGGGATTGTGGATCCTGACACTGATTTTTTATCATCTACAATATTTCCCCACGATGCCTCGATGGACCTTATAAAAGGAATTTCCTTTACGAAAGGTTGCTATATTGGGCAAGAAGTCGTATCACGCATGCAACACCGTAATATAATACGCAGACGTCCAACAATTATCACAGGAAGTGATGCACTCCCCCCTAGAGGATCCTCTCTCATCGCTGATAATATAAAAATTGGAACACTTGGAGTCGTTGTAGGGAAAAAAGCTCTAGCAATAGCCAGAATAGATAAAATCAATAACGCTATGGTAAAATCTATGGAGCTAACCATTAATGGAATCAAGGTGAGATCTACTTTCCCCCAATGGTTAAAATAG
- a CDS encoding L,D-transpeptidase family protein, with protein sequence MIKNKTTAYQPTLIRIFKKENILEIWKRNDDAKYVMLKAYKICAWSGIIGPKMEIGDRQAPEGFYYIGLNNLNPNSKYFLSINIGFPNDFDKEHNRTGNDIMIHGDCISAGCYAMNNKQMKEIYAIVRDTLRGEIQPYIQIQAFPFRMTSKNMRRYRNHPSYPFWNMIKIGYDYFEATHQEPVVQTLNKKYIFFKES encoded by the coding sequence ATGATAAAAAACAAAACTACTGCTTATCAGCCTACTTTGATACGAATCTTTAAAAAGGAGAATATCCTTGAAATATGGAAACGTAATGATGATGCAAAATATGTTATGTTGAAGGCATATAAAATATGCGCATGGTCAGGCATAATCGGCCCTAAGATGGAAATAGGAGATAGACAAGCCCCTGAAGGATTCTACTATATTGGGTTGAATAACTTAAATCCTAATTCAAAATACTTCCTATCAATCAACATCGGATTCCCCAACGATTTTGATAAAGAACATAACAGAACAGGAAATGACATCATGATTCACGGCGACTGTATTTCTGCAGGTTGCTACGCAATGAATAACAAACAAATGAAAGAAATATATGCCATTGTACGGGATACACTCAGAGGAGAAATCCAGCCGTACATACAAATACAAGCATTTCCTTTCCGAATGACATCAAAAAATATGCGACGCTATCGCAATCATCCAAGTTATCCTTTCTGGAATATGATTAAAATAGGCTATGATTATTTTGAAGCAACTCATCAAGAACCCGTTGTACAAACACTCAATAAAAAATATATCTTTTTCAAAGAATCGTAA